The following nucleotide sequence is from Peribacillus sp. ACCC06369.
GTAAGTACATAGTGGATGACATCATCGGAAATGGTGACCTGTCCAAAGCTGTGAAGTCTGAACGCCTTTTATGGGCAATGGGCATCATGATGTTCATTTTTGTTGCGGTTAGACCGCCGATTGAGTATTATCGACAGTATTTCGCTCAATGGACCGGAACGAAAATCCTATATGATATTCGTAATGATTTATTCACTCATATACAGAAACTGAGCTTTAAATATTATTCCAATACAAGAGTGGGCGAGGTCATCTCAAGGATGATCACGGATGTGGAACAAACGAAGAACTTTGTCATCACGGGTTTGATGAATCTTTGGCTGGATATCGCAACGATCGTCATAGTGATAGCCATCATGTTTACGATGGACGTGAAGTTAACCATTGTATCCATCATCATGCTTCCATTTTATGCGTTTTCGATTAAGCATTTCTTTGGCAAGTTGAGAACCTATACAAGGATTCGCTCCCAAGCGTTAGCGGATGTACAGAGTCACCTTCATGAAAGGGTTTCAGGGATGTCAGTCATCAAAAGCTTTGCGATAGAAGACAGGGAACAGGAACTGTTTGCGAAGCAGAACAAGAATTTCCTGGAAAAGGCCCTAAAGCATACGAGTTGGAATGCTAAGTCATTTGCTGTCGTGAATACGATTACGGATATTGCCCCCCTGCTCGTGATAGGCTTTGCCGGTTATCAAGTCATTCACGAACAATTGTCGCTGGGTACCATGGTTGCTTTCGTCGGTTTCATAGACCGGCTATATAATCCCCTCAGACGATTAGTTAACTCTTCGACAACAATGACCCAGACATTGGCGTCCATGGACAGGGTTTTTGAGTTTGTGGATGAGAAGTATGATATCGATGACGAACCAGGGGCGAAAGAGCTTAAGCATGTAGATGGCCGAATTACCTTTCAGGATGTTTCGTTTGCTTATGACGAGAAAGAGGCACCCGTTTTAAAACATATAAATTTGGATGTTACACCAGGAGAAACCATTGCACTTGTCGGGATGAGCGGCGGAGGGAAATCCTCGATCGTCAGTTTAATTTCCCGTTTCTATGATGTGACGGAGGGAAGGGTATTATTGGATGGAACGGATATCCGTAAATATCAAGTCCGCAGCCTAAGAGATAAAATCGGGATGGTGCTACAGGATAATATCTTATTTAGTGAATCGGTTAAGGCTAACATCCTTATGGGACGGCCTGATGCAAGTGATGAAGAAGTATTTGAAGCGGCAAGGGCGGCGAATGCCCATGACTTCATTATGGGTCTAAAAGAGGGGTATGAAACGAAAGTCGGGGAGCGGGGAGTTAAATTATCCGGAGGCCAAAAGCAACGGGTTGCCATTGCGAGGGTATTTTTGAAAAACCCACCTATCCTTGTGCTGGATGAAGCTACATCCGCATTGGATTTAGAGAGTGAACACTATATCCAGGAGGCACTTGATATTTTGGCGAAAAACCGGACCACCATCATCGTGGCCCATCGCTTATCAACCATCACCCATGCCAACCGGATCGTTCATATCGATAATGGGGAAATTACGGAAATGGGAACACACGAAGAACTTATGAAAAAGCAAGGGCATTACTACAGCCTATTTCAAGTACAACAATTGGATTCCTAAGGGAAAAGGAAAACCATATGATTCCCGCCAAAGTAATATACATAAGAAAGACCATTCCGCTAACGGGAATGGTCTTTCTTATTATAATGATGAACCTGTTAGGAAATTCTTTTTTCATGCAGCGTTTTTTTTCTGTCAGGAAGGAATTGAGGAAGATGCTTTATTCCCTCAGGCAAGGCGATACCGACAATGATCAAGGACATCCCGAACCATTGCAGTGACGTAACCTGTTCATTCAAGAAGATGACGGATACGACCATCGCTGATGGCAATTCCGCTGCACAAAGGATCGTTCCAAGCCCGACTCCCACTTTCGGCAGACTGACAGCAAAGAAAAAGAAAGGAACAAGAACACCCAAAGTACCGAGCAACAAACCGTAGTACCATAGGTTCGTTTGGACAAGATTCGTAACAAGTGTAACGGGGTTAGTTGTGAATACAGCAGTCAGCATACCACCCGTTGCAATGAAAAACAGCCGTTTCATTGAAGATTCCCCAACTGCGAATTGAGAGTTGCAATACATATATAGCGCAAAAAGCACCGCAGACAATAGTCCGAACAATACGCCTTTTAGGCTTAGGGCAGATAGAGGCTGACCAAAAATCGCCCCTGCCAATAATGTTCCGATGAAGAGAACGAAAATAGCAATGAGTTTATTTTTATCCGGGCGTCTTTTATTTATGAAACTTTCAATGAGGACGCCTATCCAGGTAAATTGAAATAAAAAGACAACGGCAATCGAAGCGGGAAGCTCGGATACGGAAACGGCATATGCCTTTCCGACGAAAGTGGACATCATGCCCGTGATTAAAAGTAATCCGGCACTCTTCCATGAAACTTTATATTTAAACGAAAAAAGAAATAAAACGGAGACAATCAGCCAACCGACAAGATATTGACTGCCGACCAGTTCTCCAGATGAATGGCCATCCATAAATCCAAACTTGATCATGGTGGATAATGTGCCATATGAGATCGAACCAATTAAGACCATTATGGAATACTTCAAAAGTTGCATATTTTTCACCCCTGTAAAAATAAAAATCGCCACCTGCCAAAAAGGCAAGTGACGAACGAAAAAAGGAAATCCTTTTAAAATTCCGTCTCTCAACAAAAGCTGAGTTTAAAAAAATGTTTGTGTTGCATTAATTTAGCTTAAAGTCTTTGTGAATATTTGTCAACCAGAAAAAAAAGTAAAACCTGCATGTCGATCCCTAAGTTTGAAGGTGGTTGCAGAGGTAAGAGAAGATCCTTTCATGGCATATAAAACAAAACCCCCAAAAGGCAAATATGCCGAATGAGGGGGCGTGTTTCAATCGCCATTTTGCTGGAAGTCTTCCAATTTACCACGATATTCTTCGTCTTTCATTTTGCGGAGATTAGGCTTTTTTTCTGCAGTTGGCTCATCGTCAGGCTTTTGGTTGTGAAGCTTGGAAAGTGCCGAACGATAATCCTGATCTTTCATTTTCAATTCATCATTGTCTGTTGGGACGATGATTTCGGTAACGGGATCATCATCCGAAGAAGAAGCGGACTCTTCCGACGAGTTCTCTTTCTCGAGAACCGGCTTATCTTCAGGTGATAAAGCTTTGATATTGAATGTGATCAAGCCCGAAACCGCTAAAATGGCAACGATGATAATTAGAATTATGCCCATTGAATCAAGCCTCCTAGAGCTCGTTTGTGAATGAACGGGTGACATGGGCTACCCGTTTTCCTAATGCTTCTCCAAGCTGCAAGTCGTTCTTGGTTATGTTGTCATCCACCCCGGGCGGGCAGCTTATTCCTACACCATAGTAGGAACCATATAAGGCGTTTTCCGGGACAGTGCCGGGTAAGCCGACAATGATCATGCCTTGATGAAGCATTGGGGTGATTAAGTTAAGCATGGTAGCCTCGAGTCCTCCATGTATGGTGGCAGTCGTACAGAAAACAGCACCCACTTTATTGATCAGCGCTCCTTCCGCCCATAGATACCCAAGTTTATCAATCCATGTTTTCAAACTCGAACTGATGGTGCCGAAGTGACCCGGACATCCCCAAATGATGGCATCCATTTCCTGAAGCTTATAAACATCCGCTTCGTTTACATGGTCAATTAGAACCTCAGCCCCTGGAACCCCAGCGGCTCCGTGAGCTATTGATTCGGCAAGTGCCTTCGTATGGTTACCTTCACTGTCGTATACAACATAGATTTTCATATTAAATCCCCCATTTAATTAAACCGATTTTTTTACTGGTGAAGGAAGCAAAGGTACATCCAATTTTTTCTGTTTAGCTTGTTTCATTGCTTTGTCCTTCCGAACGTCACGCAAAAACAATGAGAGAACTATACCGGCAATTGCGAAACCTGTTGCCCAAAAGAATGCATCATTGATTCCCATCACATTTGCTTGACCCTGGATTTGTGAAGAAATCAGCGACATAGCAGTTTCCTGTGCCTGTTCTCTCGTTTGATTCATCGAACTCATGATGGATTGAACGATTGTTTGGAAATTCTGAACAAAACCGGGATCACTCGTACTCATTTCCGAACCTAAGGAAGTTCCATGGAAAGAAGCACGGGTTGTATAAATGGTCGTCACGAAGCTCGTACCAATTGCTCCAGTTACTTGTTTCAGCGTATTGCTCATTGCCGTACCATGTGTATTCAAATGCTTAGGAAGCTGATTCATCCCAGCTGTCATGATCGGCATCATAAGTAAAGACATTCCAAGTGAGCGGATGGCGTAGATGACGACCAAAGTCGAATAGGTAGTTTCCGTAGTCAATTTAGCGAATTCGAAGGTTGTGATAGCAGTAATCGCTAAACCGACAAGTGCTAATGGACGAGGTCCGATTTTGTCGAATAATGCTCCTGAAATGGGTGACATCACCATCATCACAAGGGCTCCGGGTAACATCAACAGACCGGACTGAACGGGTGTGAATCCTCTTAGAGTCTGTAAATAGATAGGCAATAAGAATATCCCGGTAAACATGGCCACTGTGACTATGGCGGAAATGATATTCGATAATACGAACATGTCATACTTAAATACACGGAAGTCGAGCATAGGTGCTTCCGATTTTAACTGTTGAACCACAAATAGGCTCAGAAGGATAAGCCCGATGATGATCGTTCCCAGAACGATGGAATCCGTCCAGCCTTTGGAGCCTGCTTCACTGACACCGTATAGTAATGATGCAACACCTATCAAGGATAGAGAGGCGCCCAACAAATCCAATTTTATTTTCTTGGGTTCTGCTACATTACGCATACTTATAAAGGCAAGTGTCATGATAATCATGCCTAATGGCACCATTGCGTAGAACATGACCCGCCAGCTATATTCCTGAATGACCCAACCAGATAAAGTCGGACCGATGGCAGGGGCGAACATAATGGCCAGACCAAAGATTCCCATTCCTTTCCCGCGCATTTCTGGAGGGAAGATGAAAAGAATGATTGTCATGACCAATGGCTGCAAGATCCCGCCGCCCGCAGCCTGGATCAGCCGGCCAGTAAGGATGACGGGGAAATTTGGTGCGATGCCGCAGATGAATGTCCCTACAGTGAATAGAAACATGGCAGCGAGGAATAAAATGCGCGTGCCGAACCGTTCTATTAAAAAAGCGGACAGTGGAATCAAAGCTCCATTCACGAGCATGAATCCAGTTGACAACCATTGAATCGTTGTCGCAGCTACATTAAATTCGGCCATCATCCTCGGCATGGCGACACTAAGCAGGGTTTGATTCAAAATGACCATGAACAAACCTAGCATTAAGATAATTAACATGGGGGCAAACTGTTTCATTCCCTTGTTTTCATTTACTGAGATGGTTTGAGAAGCCATTTAAGGTAAGCCTCCTTTCTGTATAACTGTATTGACGGTTTATTTAGTTGAAATTTTCACTTCTGCGTTCATTCCAGGCAGAACTTTATCGGATGGTGCTTTAATGGAAATTTTCACTGGTACTTTTTGAGTGACTTTCGTATAGTTTCCGCTGCTGTTTTGATTGCCCATCACTGAAAAGACAGACGTTGTCGCATAACCGATCTGTTCCAATGTACCTTCGAAGACAGTATCGGGATCTCCATCGATGATAATATCGACGCTGTCACCTTTTTCAATATCCTTCAATTTATTTTCTTCAATGTTAGCCGTTATGGATAGATCATCCATATTGATGGTCTGAGCAAGCGTTTGACCCGCTTGAACCAGCTGCTCATCATGTACTTGTGTTTTAACGATTGTCCCTTGCGCTGCCGTTTTTACTGCTTCTTTTACATCTGATGTGGTTACATTAGCAACTTTGTCATTTTTACTTACACTGTCTCCTTCGTGTAAGTCCCAATCTGCTAATTTTCCGGTTGCGGGGGCAACGATGGTATAAAGGTCACCCGACACTTTCGCTTCATCCGTTTTAATGAAATTCGTGCTTTCATAATAGTAATAAGCCCCACCGGCCACTACCGCCAATATAATAACCAAACCAATGATATTGATTAAAACTAAACGTCCTCTATTCACTTGTTTCGCCTCCAAAAAAATATTGATGATCGGTTTTTGAATCAGTTTCATTAAATGACTTGACCTATATTTGACAACGCCTCCCATATCAATGTTTATTTGTTAATTTTAATAAATATTAATTTTTATAAGTATTAATATTATTAACTAAAGAGTTTACCAGTTTAATTATTTTTTGTCATGTAATTTATTCGGAATGGAAGTAGGAAATAAATACAGTTAAATGGGGAAAATTTGAATTTTTTTTAGTTTTAAGGATATATGGAAAGTAAATTTGACAATGGTATGTCATTTAATTAAATTTAAGAGGTAGGATTGTCCTATATAAGGGGTGAGAAGGCTGGATTTTAAATGGGAAGTAACTAATAGTATAGAAATGCAGATTTTTCGGATTAGGAAGAAGCTTAGGGCCATCGTAGCAAAAAATCTTCAGCCTTATGGATTAACGTCGCCTCAGTTTTTCATATTATTGATATTGAAAAAAGAGGGGTCGATCAAATCGACCCAGCTGGCTGACTTCTTAACCGTAAAGCCAAGTGCAATTACCGTATTTGTAGATAAGCTGGTCGAAATGGATTATGTGAAACGGCAGCCCTCTGAAAAGGATCGCAGGGTCATCAATCTTGAATTGAAAGAGGCAGGGGTAGCGATTTTGGGGAGAGTCCTTGCGGAGCATAACCAATTGATGGGCAAGAACTTCAACTCATTCTCAGAAGATGAGCTGCAGGATCTTTTGAAGAAATTGGATACGATTGAAAAGGCTGCTGATAAGAACCTTTTGGATGATTGAATGAGGAGCATGCTCTAAATAGAGACGAAAAAAGACGGTTCCCGGGGAACCGTCTTTTTTAATCTTCTTCATACTGGACAGATATTTCGTTATCTTCCTTATGGAAGGACTGGAAGCTGACGATCAGCTTTTCAAGATGTTCCAATTGTTCGTCATATTCTATGACTGCAGAAATCAATGGTACAAGACGGGCAGAGAGATGGCCTAGATTATCATGCATTTCGTCCACTTGATTCTGCTGTTCGAAAAAGTGGGCGAGCAGCTCTTTACGACTTAAACAATCCTGGTCCCAATCTTCAATCTCCCCAATCGACTTGATTTTTTCGATATGCAGTAATATCAACTGTTCATGCTTGCGAATCAAGGAATCAAGCTGTTGTAAGATACTCCGTTGGAAATCTTCAGGCATTTGATATACTTCATTCTCGAATTTATGGATTCTCTTCAAGGTTTCAAACGCTTTTTTTGTTGTTATGATCATCTGCCGATAAACGACAAGCTTTCTTGCTTTAGCTACACTGTTCTTCTTGAAATATTCTCGTTCCTCTTTGTACATGGAATAGATATGTTCGAGATCGAGTAATTCCGCCTTTAATCGGCTGATGTCTTTCTTCAATAAAGTGTGTTCTGTAGCATGTCTTGTGCTGATTCTGATCCATTTTAAGATGTCTTCCGTCACATCTGTAATGCGTGTATAAAGTTTTGCTTCATATTTTGGAGGAATGAAAACCAGATTCACGATAAAAGAAGAAACGATTCCCAGCAAAACGGATGAAAGACGTATAAAGGCAAAATTAAGGAATTCCCCTTCCTGGTTTTCCATGATGGCAATGACCGTCACGATGGAAAGGACAATCGTTTTATCCATTTTCAATTTTAAATTGATGGTTATGACAACCATTACGGCAAGACCGATTATAAAAATATCATTTCCGAACAACAAAACGAAGGAGACAGCAACCAACGCGCCAATGATATTTCCTTGAATTTGCTCCAACACCGTTTGATACGAACGGTAAATGGTCGGCTGTATTGCAAAAATTGCAGCAATCCCAGAAAGGACAGGAGCAGGAAGGTTAAGCAGTTCCGATAGATAAAGCGCTAAAACAATTGCTATTCCTGTTTTGAGAATGCGGGCACCAAACTTCATATATAGGTTAATCCTTTCTTTGTGATGTAATGGAACATGGTAAGAAAAATGCTCTATTTATATATAGGCTTTTGCTTAAAATTGTATTCTAACTTATTTGTTAGTACTTTACACTAAAATAAGAGGATGTAAACAAAAAGTAATATACAGGATTTTCCTTAGAGTTACAATAGGTAAAATCAAGTTTAATATATAAAGAAAATATAGGCAATTTCTTGGCTGCTTTTCAAGTGCGTTTTTCCTTCGTTTAAAAGACTACCCCAGAGGTAAATGACTGGAAAAGGCTGATGCTCGAATTGAAGAGCATCAGCTTTTTTAATGAACGATTCTCGATTAAATTTGTTTTCGGAATCACTCTGTGGATACAGCAGGATCCGCTTGTTCTTTCACAGGAACGACCTGAAGGAAGTGCTCTCCAGGATTTTGAAGCAGAGCCTCCAAGGAGGCTGCTTCTTCCGTTTGGCCATGATCCTTCAAGAGTGCCGTGTACTTGCCAAGAAGTTCGGCCACGTCCTGCAGGCCTTTTGCAGACAGGGACTCAATGGAAATCTTTGCCCCTTTTGCAACCCGTTTTTTAATGACATCTTTGGTTAATCCAAATTCAGGCTGTTGCCGTAAATAAACGACACCGCCTGTCATCCCTGCGCAAATCCATGGACCCGGATCACCCAGAACCAAACCTCTTCCATTTGTCATGTATTCAAAAGCGAATCCCTTAATATTGGAAGTAACCGCAATATTACCGGTTTCCTTTTCAGGAAGTGGTTGTTTCAATAATCCTCCAATGATCATATCTGCTCCGGAAAGCCGGATTCCCGCTCTGGCATCGGCATCACCTTGGGCAATGAGGAGACCATGCTGTGCACCATATCCAAAGCCCTTACCGACAGAGCCATTGTAGAACTTTCCGTCTTTTCCGGGAGATTTAAAGATGGCAATATTACCGCCAATCGATGTTTTGCCAATCCCATCCTGGGCGCCGCCATTCACACTGATCGTAATTCCCTCCGTATTGTATGCCCCAAGTCCATTACCCGGGATGGAACCATCCTGATAGGATAGGTGAACGGGAGGAAGTTTTTTGTATGAACCATCCAATCTGCCCCTAACGCGATGACAGGACACCCTGCTGCCTAGTACACGCTGCTCGGAAGTGATCGAGCTATAGTTGCGGGATTGCTGCAGATCATCTACATGTGAATCCAGATATTCAGCGCCAACGGCAACCTGCATGGAGCCTTCATTCAAATATGCCGCCGTTTCTTTATGTGAGAACGGTGTTATATCCAAATTTTTCAATAAATAGGTTAAATCCATTGATTGTTGACCTTTACTTTGCTGAAGCAAATCAGAACGTCCGACGATATCCTGAAGATTCTTCACCCCGAGTGATCCGGTCAGCGCTTTGAGTTCTTTGGCAAATGCACTGAACATATTCGTTAATCCTTGAACGGCTAAATCAAATTTTCGCGGAACAAAACGGCGTAGCCCATGTTCTTTCGCTTGTGCTTCCGATTCGATTTGAGTGGCGATGCCCACATGGCAGGTATCAAGGTGACAACCGCGGCACGTTGTACAGCCGACGGCAATCATCGAAAGTGTCCCAAAACCTACACGGTTTGCCCCGAGCAGCATTAATTTCAATACATCCATCGAGCTTTTTAACCCACCATCAGCCCATATTTCAACATTCTGACGAATACCTGACTCAAGTAAAGCATTATGGGCCGCTTTCACACCAATCTCGACTGGCAGACCAACATGTGCGAGTGCATGGATCCTGGCAGCACCTGTTCCGCCATCAAAACCGGAAAGCGTAATGATATCGGCCCCTGCTTTGGCGACGCCGACCGCGATCGTACCAATGTTTGGAACGACCGGAACCTTGACGGCAACTTTTGCTTTATCGTTTGCCGTTTTTAGTTCATGGATCATTTGGGCCAAATCTTCAATTGAGTATATATCATGGTTATTGGAAGGGGAGATCAAGTCGGAACCGATTGTTGCATTCCGGGCTTCTGCGATTTTCGCTGTGACCTTGGAACCGGGAAGGTGTCCGCCTTCACCAGGTTTTGCCCCTTGCCCAATTTTAATTTCCAATAGATTTGAAGAGTTCAAGAGTTCTGCGTTGACACCGAAACGGCCGGAAGCGATTTGCTGACCGCGGGATTTCGGGTACTTGCCCAGCATATCCTTGATTTCCCCGCCTTCACCATTCATGCTGATCATGCCTAACCGCTCGGCAGCTTCTGCATAAGCCCGGAAAGCAATTTCATTTTGTGATCCAAAGGACATGGAGGCTATGACGAACGGCAAATCCTGTTCGCCGACCGAAAGACTGACCTCTTCAGAAGGGATTGAAGAATCTGAAGCTTTTAATGATGTCAAGTGTCGGATCGTCGTAGGATTGGATTCTTCCTGTTCGGTGATCTTTTCGCGATAAGCGTCATAGTCACCGGTTGAAGCCACTTCCCCGATCGACTTCCAAACCCTAGGGAATAAATGGAAGGTCTTTCCCATCCGTTCTTTTTCATTGCAGTAATCTTCCGCACGCTGGATGGCGTCAGCCTTGATTTTATCAAAATTGTAATCCAGATCATTGGAACCGAAGAAGTTAGCCACATTTAAATATTTTGCGATTTCCTCATGTAAACCGATGCTAGAGAAAAGTCTTCCATATCCCCGCAGCTCATGAATGCCGATGGTGGAGATAACTTTCTCAAGTCCTTTCGTCAAGGAGTTATATAGATTGGTAACCCCCTTAAGGTCCTCTGAAGATAAGGATAGGAACATATAATACGGGCTGATTAAGTTGGCTCCAAGACCATAAGAAACGATGATATCATGCAGTGACCTTAGCGATGCGGAACGTAAAAGGATGGAACAATCCCGGCGCTTGCCTGTGCGGACCAATGCTTGATCGACGGCTGAAGTGACAAGGTGGGGATCAAGCCAAAGGTTGCCGTTTTGATGGGCAAGGGCGTCATCCAGAACGAGCAGCGTTTTTCCTTTATCCACTGCATTGACACTTTCATCCGTAATCCTGGTTAAAGCATCCGTGATGCTTTCATCCTCTTTGAACGTGCTTGAAATGAAATGCACGAGTTTTTGATCTTGGTTATATTTAATGAACTGATCATAGCTTGGCTGCGATACGATGGATGAACACTCATAACCCGTCAATCCTTCAATCAATAAAGGAGTCAGCAGCTCCATAACCTTTCCAGCCTTATTGGCTTCGAATAGGGAAGGTCGTTTTCCGATGATGGTCCTTGTTGAGAAGTGCTCGGTTTCCCGATCCCGATCTATCGCTGGGTTGGTTACGACAGCCACACTTTCCTTAATGAAATCCGCAATGTTGGTCCGTTGGGGATTAAGTGCAGCCAGAGGAGCATCATGACCAAGTGAACGAATGGGCTCAGCGCCTTTTTCGGCCATCTGTTCCACTAATTGAACATGCTCCCTTTCCCAACCGAAAGCTTTATACTGACCATTATGAATGGCTTGCGTGTTTGTCATGGAGACAACCTTTTCAAAAACTTGGGGCTGCAAGCGGACTCGGTCATTGGAAAGAACGAAACGATTATTGAAGAGTTCAAATACTTTATCCTGGTAATCCTTGTAGGTGTACAACTCAATACGGTCACCATTCCATTTCAAACCCACTTTTTCCCCAGGTCCCATCGGTTTAGGATCTCCGGTATATTCACTTGAAGGGATGATTCCTGGTTCGGAAGTGAACATATAGGATGATTCCGTTTCAATATTCCATAGCGGGCGCAGACCTAAAGAGTCGACAGAAAACACGGCCTCATCGCCGAAACGTGAGATGATTCCTGCTGGACCTTGTGCAAAGTGACCCCAAGCCTCCCGTAAATACGTATATAAGTCTTGTAAGTGCTCTGGATATTCCTTGATTTCATTAATGATTGGCGGGAACATAAGGTCGACAGCTTCAAATAAAGAGTAGCCATGGCGGCAGATGAAAGTTTCGATCGTCTTGTTTAAATCCTGTGAATCACTTCCGTCTTTAGCGATGGGAACACCGATCATTTTCGCTTCATCACGCAATTTGGCAATGGTATTGATCTCGCCATTATGACCAAGTACACTGAAAGGCTGGACCCGGAAGAAGCTTGATAGAGTATTAGTGGAGAAACGGTTATGTCCCAGTGTCATGGTGGAGGCAGCTAAAGGGTCTGCAAGATCAAGATAATATGCAGGGAGGGTATCCCCCGCACCCATCACTTTGTAGACAGCATGATGCTGGCTTAAGGATGCAACATGGACGAAATCACTTTTTTCGATGTCGGAAGTCAGCTCAAAAAGAAGATTTGAGAGCTCCTGGTTGTTTTTGATGGTGGAGGAACAGGCGAATTGCCAGAACATTGGGTCTTCCTGAATGGCAATCGGTCCCAAGGCCTCAGAACGGTATGCTTTATCTGTTTCATATATCAAAGAGAGACCATGTTGAAGCAGTTTCTCCTTTATTTCGATTTTTAAGTCGTTCGCATCTGTTTTTTTGCTTAAAAATAAGTGGCCGACTATGAAGGAATCTTCATCGACGATGCTTGGATCGATATTTACCGCTTCCAGCTTCTTTTTCCAAAGAGCCCGGGGAATATCGATATGGATGCCGGCGCCATCACCCTCGCCATTGATGAAGCCGCAGCGATGGTTCATTTTAACCAGGGCGTCGATACAGGCAAAGATGTTTTCGTTAGTAGGGATCTTCTTT
It contains:
- a CDS encoding glutamate synthase-related protein codes for the protein MTQQWTPATFKEFYKEEHDACGIVSRIEKKKIPTNENIFACIDALVKMNHRCGFINGEGDGAGIHIDIPRALWKKKLEAVNIDPSIVDEDSFIVGHLFLSKKTDANDLKIEIKEKLLQHGLSLIYETDKAYRSEALGPIAIQEDPMFWQFACSSTIKNNQELSNLLFELTSDIEKSDFVHVASLSQHHAVYKVMGAGDTLPAYYLDLADPLAASTMTLGHNRFSTNTLSSFFRVQPFSVLGHNGEINTIAKLRDEAKMIGVPIAKDGSDSQDLNKTIETFICRHGYSLFEAVDLMFPPIINEIKEYPEHLQDLYTYLREAWGHFAQGPAGIISRFGDEAVFSVDSLGLRPLWNIETESSYMFTSEPGIIPSSEYTGDPKPMGPGEKVGLKWNGDRIELYTYKDYQDKVFELFNNRFVLSNDRVRLQPQVFEKVVSMTNTQAIHNGQYKAFGWEREHVQLVEQMAEKGAEPIRSLGHDAPLAALNPQRTNIADFIKESVAVVTNPAIDRDRETEHFSTRTIIGKRPSLFEANKAGKVMELLTPLLIEGLTGYECSSIVSQPSYDQFIKYNQDQKLVHFISSTFKEDESITDALTRITDESVNAVDKGKTLLVLDDALAHQNGNLWLDPHLVTSAVDQALVRTGKRRDCSILLRSASLRSLHDIIVSYGLGANLISPYYMFLSLSSEDLKGVTNLYNSLTKGLEKVISTIGIHELRGYGRLFSSIGLHEEIAKYLNVANFFGSNDLDYNFDKIKADAIQRAEDYCNEKERMGKTFHLFPRVWKSIGEVASTGDYDAYREKITEQEESNPTTIRHLTSLKASDSSIPSEEVSLSVGEQDLPFVIASMSFGSQNEIAFRAYAEAAERLGMISMNGEGGEIKDMLGKYPKSRGQQIASGRFGVNAELLNSSNLLEIKIGQGAKPGEGGHLPGSKVTAKIAEARNATIGSDLISPSNNHDIYSIEDLAQMIHELKTANDKAKVAVKVPVVPNIGTIAVGVAKAGADIITLSGFDGGTGAARIHALAHVGLPVEIGVKAAHNALLESGIRQNVEIWADGGLKSSMDVLKLMLLGANRVGFGTLSMIAVGCTTCRGCHLDTCHVGIATQIESEAQAKEHGLRRFVPRKFDLAVQGLTNMFSAFAKELKALTGSLGVKNLQDIVGRSDLLQQSKGQQSMDLTYLLKNLDITPFSHKETAAYLNEGSMQVAVGAEYLDSHVDDLQQSRNYSSITSEQRVLGSRVSCHRVRGRLDGSYKKLPPVHLSYQDGSIPGNGLGAYNTEGITISVNGGAQDGIGKTSIGGNIAIFKSPGKDGKFYNGSVGKGFGYGAQHGLLIAQGDADARAGIRLSGADMIIGGLLKQPLPEKETGNIAVTSNIKGFAFEYMTNGRGLVLGDPGPWICAGMTGGVVYLRQQPEFGLTKDVIKKRVAKGAKISIESLSAKGLQDVAELLGKYTALLKDHGQTEEAASLEALLQNPGEHFLQVVPVKEQADPAVSTE